A segment of the Lycium ferocissimum isolate CSIRO_LF1 chromosome 5, AGI_CSIRO_Lferr_CH_V1, whole genome shotgun sequence genome:
AGGATTTAAAAATCTTTGGGGACCTAATCATCAAAGTGTAAACAATAATGGCATTAATATTTGGCTTGATAGAACTTCAGGTTTCTTTAATTACTTCTCTAATTACTTGATTAccacttaactttttttttttttttcgcttgaTTCTTGATAATGATATATATGTAGGAAGTGGATTCAAGTCGGTTAAACCGTTTCGATCCGGGTATTTTGGTGCTTCCATTAAACTCCAACCCGGTTACACGGCTGGAGTTATTACTGCTTTCTATGTAAGAGTTTTCTAGTTTTTGTATGTGCTGATTACAGTTATGCTGCTCGTACGTTTCAAAAATATTGCCGTGTATATGttggattctccaaaaatgtattactttaagAAAATCCCACACTCATATATTTTTGAATAGTCTGAGCAATATAGGCGGACAATGTAAATATGTTTATTGTATATCTCCGTTCCGAGTTATGAGGCACCGACCGattgacacggagtttaagaaaaaaaagaacttttgaaacttgtaatctAAAACGCGTCTTAAATATTTATGTGATGATAATAGAGAtgttaaagttaaattgtttctaattgcataatttttttaaggTATGTCACgtaaattattattagtagtaatatatttagtttttccttttaatatGGTTGCCCTTTTGCTAGTACATTTAGCTGATTAATTTCATtaattgttgaatatttggcAGCTTTCAAATAATGAAGCACATCCAGGGTTCCATGATGAAGTGGACATAGAGTTTCTTGGAACAACATTTGGAAAACCATACACATTGCAAACAAATGTTTATATTAGAGGAAGTGGAGATGGGAAAATTGTGGGAAGGGAAATGAAATTTCATTTGTGGTTTGATCCCACAAAGGGTTTTCATCACTATGCTATTTTATGGAGTCCTAGAGAAATCATGTAAGTACCTactatatataatttattatatgaatctatttgatttatttcattTAAGTAAATTAATGATAACGAAATATTCTACCGACACAAATCATTTGGCACTGAAGTATGGTTGTCCTCCAATGAATTTAATCAAGGTTTCCACCCAATGAATGTAAGGACATATGTTGTATTTGGTTACTTCATTTCTCTTTTGGCGTTAGATATGGGGACCATGTTATGAGGATAATTCATGTTGTTGTCCTTTTCCCAATAGTAGCTAAAAGGGACATCATTTTTCACCCAAACAGATTGCATGTATGTCCAAAATACATCAGGCccacacaaaaaataaataaataaacatataGCCTCGAGAGTCCTGGAGCAACGATACAGTCGCTTTCGTGTGACTTATAAGTCAGGGGATCAAGTCATAGCTAAAATCATATATTGATACTTGCAATAGAGTGGACGGCCTACATTACAAGTGAAATACTTTGCGGACTAAGCAAATGCatgttattttcttttgtagAATTTCACATAcatgaaaattatttatattattttgtgtgaGCGTGAGATGCTTCGTGGTATAAGCAAATGCATATTGTAGAATTTCATAAAATCTAAAAACTAATAATATTGTtttttgattgattttgatttaGATTTTTAGTGGATGATGTGCCAATAAGGAGGTATGCAAGGAAGAGTGTGAAAACATTTCCACTAAGGCCAATGTGGTTATATGGATCTATATGGGATGCATCTTCATGGGCTACCGAGGATGGAAAATACAAAGCCGACTATAGGTACCAACCATTCTTCGGAAAATTCACGAATTTCAAGGCAAGCGGCTGCACAGCCTATTCGCCGCGGTGGTGCCACCCCGTGTCCGCCTCACCATATCGGTCCGGCGGCCTTTCTAGGAAACAACGTCAGGCCATGAATTGGGTTCGAAATCACTATTTGGTCTATGACTATTGTAGAGACTCTAAAAGAGACCATTCCCTTACACCAGAATGTTGGCATTAAATAGAGTAATCTATTGATGTCAATTTCATGTGGAGAACGAAACAAAGCGAACTGCTGAAGCTGTGGGATGTAAAAGTATAGCAATGAAGTATCAATCTTTCATAGGATTAATTATCCTATCTTGTGTGAACAAcctttttttgtttcattttattgGGTAtgggtgttgtgtgtgtggagGAGGGGTCTTGTGACGGGTCCCACTTGTCAATAGCAATTGCAAGAGTAGTTGAGCGTCCAAGCCCATAAACtccaaaatgaaaaattaataatacaaaaagaatgaaaatggtgTGTCTTTTTATTTATGTAGTTTTGTGCACACATTAATTTACTATTTTTAttacccaaagaataaaaggagaaaaaaaaaatgcataaaagaGGGTCATGGACAATTTAGATGCATGGATAGTGGGGTATGACATTAAGAGTGCATTCACTTTGTTATTTCTCAATAAACCAAAAAGTTTTTTGTCTCTATTTCTTTCCATTAATTCTTGTTATGTCTGGTCCCGTTTGGACATCAAATCTCTGGGAGTGAGTAATGAATATATTTTGGTTTATCCAATCTTCTATTTGGTGCATTTTTATTGTCCATGATATGTTAGATTGCATAACGTTCATTTTGATACCAAAGATTGTGGTTGGATGGATAAGTTCGAGTCTTGGATATGAAAAATTCTGATAGAAGATGCTTAATTCATGCTTAATTCCCCTTTTAAAAGGTCTTACGCAACGCGAATCTGAATTAATCGAGCCccaatacaaaataaaataagtgtATCTAAAGTTTTAATGGAACTGTCAATGTAAACCCAAAATTGTGGTTTCACATAAACAATTTAGAGAGAGGACTATTAAGTTTCAAAATATATACTCATAACTAGAACTAAGAGAAGATAAATTAGAGCAGTTGCAAAAATGGGGACCAAATCTCGACTTAGTTCAATCCCTAAGGATCATAATTATAATTGATATGCTTTTATTAAGAATGGTTCAAAAACATAAAATGATGTCTCTTATAAAGAGTGCAAGCTTTGTTACGCAGAAATGTAAATGTTTAGTATATCACTTCTTATATATGAAAAAACTTAATCACTCTTGTTATTTATATCATTCAATAAATACATGATAtgcgtttatatatataataatcgACTATGGTAAATCAATATGTATACTCGTATGATAAACAAATGTAATTTGATATAAACAAGTGTTTGTAAGTTTTTTTCCTTTAAGTATTTTGATCGATCTCTATGTTTTAACGATTTTTGTTCTTAGCTATGTTCTTAACAATTTCGAGCCAATATTTTGATCTTATCAATGACGAATATTATGAGTTCAACTGAATCAATATTTTTgacatgaaatataaatatatatgtctgAAAAAttggtaatattttttttaaaaagtactaaATTCTGAACTAACATTTTTAAAAGTACAATAGGTTCAGTTTTTGACTGACGTTAAGATTGAatgtatcaaattaaaattttggacCCCTTCCTGAATGTTATAAGGTGTTTGGacattcaaatttttttggaagATTTCATTTCGCacttgtatatgtttttggcATTTAAAAACAATCTGAGGCACtttttcaaaaactattttGGTCCAAGCAATCCTTTACGAAATagtatactccctccgttcacttttacttgtccactattccctttatagatttttatttttacttgtcaattttcacatatcaaggtaagacaatttttttttctgttttaccctagcatttattactcatttcaaatcattttcccaACTCCAATACAATTATACACCATTTAATAGGAGTATTGTGGTAAAATACCTATCTTAATCATTGTTTCTTAAAcagcgtgaaaagtcaaaacgtgacaagtaaaagtgaacggagggagtatttgctAAGGTGCCCTAAAACTCTCAAATAATTAAGAGCAAACCAAGTTAATTAATATGTCTTTACATGTGGCCCTACAACTCATTTTGCACCTCCAAATAATTACTATACATTTGTCTTTAAAAAAGGTTTTAATTAGTCTCTCTAGAGCACTACTAATGAATTGATCTAAAGAACATTTAAAGGAGAACATACTGTGATTAAATCCAAGATTTATTAATGCAATAAGGaatatttgaaggacaaaaagtacatattcatattcatattcatattcatattcactTATCATTATAATAGGTCCATTGTTTACCATGTGAAAAAGTGTGTGACatgattaatttttattttcaacatatCATGTGATCATTTGACTATTTTCCACCCATCTTTTCTCATCATTCAAAAGCAtatattcttgatttttttctccaaaaaaaatctaaaactaCCTAGACTTTTGCCTGCAGCAAATGATTAATGATTGATTAAATAATAAAGGTATCTTAAGAAAAGGGGAAGATTTTCTTTTGAGCAATGTGTCTTATATGATGGGATGCAACTATTTAAGTATCAGTTAATAATGCATTCTAATAATTAGTGCAAAAAGTTATTCGAAAGTACCACTAAATTATATTATGGCACTAATTTTCTTGTAACTTctgtttttttccccttttctttttcacttttgaaTGAATCTTCACTGCACTTGTATAGTTGTTCGCATCCTATGTCCAATACTTTATTCTTTTTCCCACTTCTTCCACATCATTACCAAATTTTTGTTTAACATTTTGTATAAAAAAGCTTCTATTTCTCTAAGACACAGTTtgtttttattataattatcaCCTTTGAATCTGAAACACATTTGAATGTTAAGATGTTGTATTAAGATTtcgataccaaaaaaaaaaattgtttactttCTTCATATTCACATGTATAAATTtgtctttattttaaaaaatataagattCAACGAAATACTAATTAATctgatattttattaatataatatttttaaaaaataatatgataGTTGTTGTAGTGATAGTTAACCATGGTGATTATATTGTGGATGTTGACTGGGGTTGGTGGTTAGTGGTGTTGTTGGTAATGGATAGGAGCTAATGGTGCTTGTTTCTAGCATAAGTGGTTAACGGTGGCGGTTGATGGTGGTACTTTATGGTGGTGGCTGATAATTGTGGTGAATAATAGTGATATCTAATTGTAGTGGTGATTGATACCGATGATTTGTGATATATAGCGGCGGTTAATGGTGGTGATTCTCGATAGTgattagttgttgttgtgtaaTGATGATTGGTGATGATTATAAATAGTGGCTAGTAACGGTGACGGTTGATTGTAGTGATCGGCAACAGTTGTTCTTGTGGCTGAGGATGGTGGTAGTTGATATAATGACAGagcacaacaacaataatagtacTTAAGAGGTGTGATATGGATAACAGTGGTTAGTTAAAGATGAAAATAGATAGAGTAATAGTTAAATGCATCTTTGGAGAAATCTTGAATGGATAACATCTTGGTGATATTAAGGTCTTGTTATAAGCTTTAATCATTCAGATCGATTCAGACTTATTAAgtaattataaaattaaaaaaaaataagtttaataataaaaatctgaataaataaaatttacaccTAAAAAATAAACACATTTAATAACTGAGATCTGAATGATTTAAGATTCAAATATTGATTAAGTGCAAATATGATGTCTTTGTCTACTACTTATATTtccttgttttcttcttctaagTTTCTTAAAACAAGTTTGATTACAACTCTGAGGTTCCACATTTCCCTTTTCTGTTGAGCAATAAGCAATAACATGACATGTCATAAGCTAACATGATGGTTAATTTCACATTTTCCTCCTATTCCTCATTGCTATagcttttcaaagaaaaaaaagaaaagaaagaaagaaagaaatacacGCAAATTCACTATTTACCTATTGAGAGGGGTGGCTCCAGGGAAAACTAGTAGAGCATTGCTTTGGACCTCCAAAATTTTAGGGCCcaacttttattattttattttttattttttatagtgaATTTGATGCTTAGAAAATATTTGTAGAAAATATTACgaaaacacaaagaaagaaagattggCGACCTTTTAAACGTGgaaatattttagaattttgaaccaaaatattcaaatcttCTAATTTAATTACTAAGATTTTATCCAACAAAATCTAATATCATGTATTGcatttatatgaaaaaaatcttatttatttaaattaacTCTTACCactatgaataataataatatatttgttGTGAAATTAAAAGCTTTTATATTGTAAAATATGATACTATAAAAAAACAAGTACAAAAAAAGTGATACTAAAATTAATAGTCATTCAACTCAAGGCCAATATGGTAAATGACAACCTTAAAACTACTCCAGATTAGTAGCAAAACAAACACATATgtacaaaaatcaaaatctgtCAGAAGCTTGCAAAATTTAACCACATAGTTTATATTCAGGAGGACACTATGTTTCTTGCAATTACGAAATTAGTATTTCAATGTTGCTCTTTTCTTTATGCACCTATTTCTTCATGCACCAGTGCCTCTTGCTGAGCCTCTTACTGCGTCCGCACCTCTTACTATTTAAATGATGCAAAAATTATGAATTATACTAAAGATGTTAAGGAAGAAAGTTTTagggaaaaaataaaacataacaaacatgTGGCATTTTTTAGCATATGCAATCGCACTTATCACAacatctttttcaaaatttttaaggGGAAAAAGAGTTAGTTATATTAAAGGGTTCAAGTTTTGTCCACCGTCAATGTACACAAATTTTTACACCATCAAGTAATATTGACCTCCTGTAACAACTTACTAACTTCTTActacttattttccttttttttttttttaaatacaaaccctttttttaattttttttctctcctctctctctcacCCCTACAAAACCTCTGTCTTCCTCGTTCATGTTGATTTAATCACCCATTTTATTCCTTTGGCTTCTTGTGCCCTGTGTGTTAATGCCCACCCGACCTTGATGTGCTTTGTTATATGTCCAATTTTCATATATCAAAGATGTAAAAGAATTACATGGCTTGGCAATGTGATTTAAGTTGGTCCTTTTTATCTCAGTTCTCTAATGTATTCAATCTGCATACTTTTATCTCAGTTCTCTAATGTTATTCAATCTGCATACTTAATACTACCAGTAGTATCGATAACACCTTTTGAATTAGATAGCTGAAGTTAAGAAACTGAAAGATACCTTTTCAAACCAAGAAAGACCTATTACGAAGAGGTTTTTGAAACCTAATTATTCAATTATAAAGCCATGAGCAAAACAGCCAAAACCTTCATCAGTGATTTTGACgatgattttgagaatttggcATGAAAAAAAGGTCAGAAGTAGTAGATAATTTTGATAAAGGAATTACAAGTACAATAGAAATAATTTTAGTTAGAATATAACTAGGATTCTACTAGCCTTTAATGTCGttttttttggtgtattataattatgttaaaaAAGGTAATAAGGATTACTTAAAGAAAGTTACTGTGGTTAATTACCTGATGATGTAAAATATTATGTACACTGACAGTGTACAAAACTTAAACTCTATTAAAACACCCTCTAATATACTATATCAGTTTAAAAAGACCCTTAATTAGTATATTCTAAGATCAACCACTTATTGGCTTTTTTTGCTCTTGCGAGGGCTAGCAAGAGGCTGCTTCTGTGATTGTGACTCTGATTGTGTCGTAGCCCTCTATGACAGTATGACTCTGTCGTCAATTCACATCTCCTTTGGCATTATTCTCCATGTGGCAATATGTAATATTTCAGCATTTACAAGTATTCAAAGTTTAAAATTAGTAAATACTAACTAGTTTAACCATCAATCTTTGTAGTAACTCAaatttagtatttaaaatattgataaattttttataacttTTTATTAAAGAGTACTATTAAAGAGTATTCCAAGCGATAATGCTTTTCGATCGACCCATaaatttttaacttttctttAACCGAACACAATGAGATTTCGTTTTTGGTCCCCTGCGATGATAAGAATAAGGTGATACAACATGAAATATTGGCCCCCTATTATTGAgatatattataattaaatattttttagtatACTCTTTCTAACAGTAATGACATGATCACATTTTTATATGTGAATATCAGAACATATAAGATATTGTGTGGTTCAGATCTCACTGTTCTTAAGAAAGCAAAAAGTATTTTCTCTGACTTTTTTTCATGAAAGTAAATTTGACATACATGTATGAAAAGGCATTCTTTATCCGTTGATTTAATGTCCTATCTATTGTCTGTTGTTCTTCACTTAgcatattattttattatagtaattttttttttccggacgGACTTGTCATGCTTTATATAACATTTTGTTATGGCCTCTTCATTTTTCgttatttagtaattttttttttccgaattcTAACATTTTAAATCTTTCTTTTAGAACTCTATGGGAAATAACCTCTCTCCCTCACAAGGCAGGGGTAAAATCTGCATACACTCTACTCTCCCCAGACCCTACCTTGTGGTATTATACtaggtatgttattgttgttatatgtatatgtatgaaaaggCGTGCCACATAATATAGTTAAATAGATAAAAATATGCTTTCCCTAACAATTAACCTTTAAATTTTTAGATAAGATGAATCACACACTTTAATCGTGGTCATTAACCCAAATAAATTTGTACGCATAAATTACATGGAATAGTTGTGTAAAAGGTGGAAACGATGTgtgtaaaaagaataaaaagtctCATTTTCAAAGTATCAAGCATGTCGAAATAATAGGAATTTCGACTTTCGGTGCCTATGGTATTAATCATCAAATCTTTATTCCAACTATTATAATTATTTGAGGGGCCAAAGACAAAATGACTTTCAGTAGAAAATCAGACGAGAAACAGACATACCAAATTAAACCATAAACCAGCAAGGATTAATTTGACCTATATCTAAACCTTTTTATGGCAGCAGCTTAATTTTATATGGACAATATTTTTTAAGACCACATAtgttattaattattaaaaaaaccaAGCGCATTTCAGAAGAAAATTACCTTAACAGAACAGGAAACTACAATTGCAGTGCATGCATAAGATTTCTCAAtccttgattaaaaaaattcgAATTTAAATTTTTGAGTGAAGTTTCTTACGGCGCGAGTtcaaattaattgagaattaaTACAGATACCAGATACtgaatgagaaaaagaaaagttcatctcataaggaaaaaaaaaaaacatggaataTTATAGAAACACTAGTAAAAGTGATTGAATATACAATGTTTAAGATGGAATGTATAAGAACATCCAAATGgatttataaaaattttaattcttattttttaagtATTAATGGGGTTTGATCTAACTACCTTTGAGTTAAGTTGTGACACAAAAATGAGGGGATTCCGCCCACACCGGAAGAAAGGAAAGGAATTTGGTGAGTATAAATACAACGACACTTTCTTGTCTCTTGAAAAGAGTTGAAAAGAAGGCAAGACTTGTGTTGTTATCAATGTCGCTCGGCGCGGCTTCTCAATAAATATATCCGTCAATCAAACTATTTAATCAAAGCCAAGCGACGTTGACAACACATGAGTCTTGTCTTCTCTTCTCAATTCTTTTAAGATATAGTAGAAGTGTCTCATGGAATCAAACCCCCATTCACACCAAAGATGTGCTTAATTTTCTTGAGGGTATAACTGAGAAAGTTAAATTTACGTATAATcactttaattttaatcttATTGTGCTAAAgttattaaaataatatttacactgggtatgttgttgttatttgaaATTTACCTGACAATTGGTTAAATACATGTATGAAGATAATAAAGATCATCCGATGAGGAAAATCTACCCATCTTGCATATAAGAAGAAACTGAAAGATGtaactttatttttacataaagaaataaagtatacatcttttttatatataaaaaaaaatccatgtgTACAGTGTACTTCATTTTCTGAAGTTCTTAATTTAAACGCTGATAATTAAGGACATTCAAGACAAAATAAAAAGGAGATTACACAGCTACAATTGGACTGTCAACAACAAATCCTTTTCTTAGCGAACTTAGTTCCTATCCgatattttccattttattttatgagtCTTTGTTTTGCAAGAAGTTTaagaatataatgtatctttTTAAATATGTAGTCTTAAATATGTTATGCCACTTATATAAGAAAGTGTCTTTAAGGTAAAATAGGAATGTTAGAACTTAGAAGTTAGAAAGGTTACTAAGGCGTCATTGTTTGCATTTTTTGaagatttaattttaattatttagatCCCAATCATTTAGTGCATCTTCTTAGGTATGGATCTTAATCATTCGAATCGTAATCATTACTTGtttgttttcatgttttataaTTACTTAATGGGTTTATAAACCTAAATGACTAATACCTCTAACAAAATCTTAATATTATTAAGATGTTATCCATTCaagctttttttcttcttctataaaGATGACATTTCACCACTCCTCGCAGCTAATGACAACCACCATTGCCATCGCTCATCATTATTAACTACCACCATCTATCACCCATAACCACCATCCTCAACCATAACCATCACCACTAGAGCCATCAAAATGGGTTGGCCCTTGAGGCCAGCCTAGCCCAGCCCTCTATAAGGGTAGGGTTAGGCTAAGATTATTTAAGCCCATTTAAACTGAGGCTTATAAAGCCATTAGAGTTAGCCCTCCCGACCCCGAAGGGCTTGACCGAGGTAAGCCGGGGGAGCCGGCTGTGGGCCAAAAATCTATTtagattaaattaaaaatttaagagaatattgtgaaaaaagaagcaaaaaatagGAAAAGTAATTACAAATAAGTTTTAATATTTACACAATACTTTACTCACTGGCGTTAAATCCTAATCACCAAGTATAGAAGTTGTATTCATGAttgcaaatttaattttaacttaaaatttaaaagaaaataaaaaaagaagtaaaaagtaGGAATAGTGATTATCGAATTAGTCTTAGTATAGTACAATACTTTTCTCAGTTAGCGTTAAATCCCTATTATTAAATTCTTAATCACCAAATGTACCCTAATACTAAAATTTCTAATCACCACGTATAAAAATTGCATCCATCATGAACCTGTCAAATTTGTTACTCAAATTAGTAGCTGAGCTTTACCAAATTCAAAGTGGTAATATTAATAAGCGAATTTAAATACTACTGATTAGTTTCTGAAACGTGGTTATTTGATAATTATAAACTAATTAAATTTGCATATGGCTGTAGATGAAGATGGAGATGTTAATTAAGACAATTTTATCACAAATGGATTCAAATGTGGTTGACAATGTATAGGTGTTGAATATGTTGTAAGTTGTCGTAGAATTATGTACTTCCACATAATCATATATTAGAAATGTTAACAGATTGGTATATGCTTAAATgttaaaatttaaattgaaaaaaaaaaaacttataaaaaatattgaaaaaaaaatgaagcgTACATGCATTTAGTACCCCCTTATAAAATTTGGGTTAAATTAACTATTTTAAGGCATTCAATTAGATGCAGACCGCCTGCAGCGATCAAATTCCTTAACCAAAGGCAAATTTTTAATTCATAGATTTTAAAACCCTATTAAATGAAGAAGTAGCCCACTTTATCAAATTCCTTGACTTACGAGGCTTAATGTTAAATTTGACCACCCTTTACACCTCTAATCACCACCGCCACTTATCTCCTTCAATTATCACTTTATCTCCTTCAATTATCACCATTACTAACCACCATTATTACAACTACCACTATTACACCACAATTATCATGTGATGACATCAATTATCACCATCAACTACCACTGTTAATTAACCACTATTATGAACCACCATCACCACTAACTACTACTCGCAACCACTAACATCAACCAACACTACCACCAACCACTAGTGTCAGACCACAACCGCCATTATTAAAAAGATGTGTCTCAGATCAGACATtctaattttaacaaaaacaaaCGAgacttaaatatataaaaaatgacattcttttaaatatattaaaaagaaaagtaagaaacataaattaaaatggacGGAGTAATTTTTCAATATCAATACAAATATAAGGATATATAGTCACCCTTTGCTCGAAGGGTGTATTATTGAGAAAATATGTCTCTTTTGAGCAACTCAACGAAAAAGTAGAGATGGCTTTAATTTTGTCCACATTAGCAATAATTTAATGGTTTGGGAATAATTCAAACAAATGGGGTCGTTTGGTGGCGGGGAGATTTTAATTCATCATAACAATAATTGAAAAtagattttatgaaaaaaatagaATGTCTCAAAACATATAGATACCGTTATGCACAGACGTCAATATCACAAAGCTGGCATTCATTATTCATTCAATAATAATTccgtattttccttattttagtATCGTGCggagatttttttattttgtgttgcAAATTTAGGGTTAATAGCGTTTTGGTCCCCTATAATTTTAGTTTTAGTCTTTGTAATGTTCGATTTTAATCGATCGGGGGAAGCAGTAGCTTCGTGCTCGCCCTCTCTCGCACTTGCTTGAGTGAAGCCTTAGAACCCTTTTTGCTTTGTCCAAAAGCTTCTCAAAAGATCTAATCCAACTGAAATCCCACATTGAGTGTAGTTGCTATGTGATTAATCTGACTAAGTACATTTGATCTCCAATTAATTTTGAAACGTGCACTTTTGATCTCAATTACCTATTTGTTATGTTAAACTTATATTGTTACTCCACAACTGATAGTAATATAATTCtaagaataactcaaatataacatatttcctATATAAACGGACAAATATACTAATTTCAATTAGTTGAAAGTTAGATTTGCTTATCTAATACTATGAAGACTACactttttttattataattaagaGACCAAAAAAACTATTATATCCCTAAATGGATGATATGATCTGatgtttcaagaaaaaagaagagacgCGTAgggcataaataataataataataata
Coding sequences within it:
- the LOC132057349 gene encoding probable xyloglucan endotransglucosylase/hydrolase protein 32, which codes for MSTIFFLLFCLSHIFLPSINANYWPPSPGYYPSSKFRSMSFYQGFKNLWGPNHQSVNNNGINIWLDRTSGSGFKSVKPFRSGYFGASIKLQPGYTAGVITAFYLSNNEAHPGFHDEVDIEFLGTTFGKPYTLQTNVYIRGSGDGKIVGREMKFHLWFDPTKGFHHYAILWSPREIIFLVDDVPIRRYARKSVKTFPLRPMWLYGSIWDASSWATEDGKYKADYRYQPFFGKFTNFKASGCTAYSPRWCHPVSASPYRSGGLSRKQRQAMNWVRNHYLVYDYCRDSKRDHSLTPECWH